CAAGCCGACTTAAAACTGACTACATAGCCAAGGAAGCCATTGCCACcacctcatgagtgctgggattgtagatgtacaccaccacacccaggtttaTTAATTTGGTGCTTTGATCAAACCCATGGCTTTTTAGCTGCTAGGCAGTCAAACCTGTGGACTATATTCTGAGCTCTAGCATTAACTTTTTTACTAAGGTTTCATGTTACTGAGTGTTCCgagtctgtgtaccatgtgcatgcctggtggccAACatgatcagaagagggcatcagatcccctgaaattggagttataaACTGTCGTAAGCTATGCTgagggtgctgggagttgaacgtAGGTCTTGAAGAGCAGCCCAGTGCTCTTAAgccctgaggcatctctccagctcctgaccGTGATCTCTTGATCCTTTGTGTGTTGGGATCACAGCCAAGTACCACAGTTACTGGAAACCAGCCTTGGAGAATCTGTGTTCCCACCTCCAAGGGAGCCACCCTGTTTGGATGGGATATGAGGTAATGTACAGGGCTGCTGTCCACACTGAGGCTAGTGAAGAAAtgaagcagaggctgaggcagatggagtCCATGTGGAGAACAGACACAAgagaaggagcagcagcaggctATACCATCAGTGCAGACTGACCTTCCAAGACAGGTGAGGCCCTCAGTAATGAGCCTCAGTGGCTCAGTTCACTGTCTTCCCTAATAGGCCTCAGGGTCCAGAATTCTGGAGTACAGGACAGATCTCCTGGGGACACATACATTTGATGGGGGCAAGTGAAGAATTAACCAAGAGAACACCGCTTGCTAGTATGTTTTGGAGACACCAAGGTCACCTACCACTAGCTGATAGTGGATGCCAATGCGGCACAGGACTTGGCAAGCTCTAGTCACTTCTGCAAGCTTATGGCCAGGATGGTATGACAGGTGGCACCACAGCccttcctggggctggagggcCGAAAGGACAGATAAGCCACACACTGAGGCCACCCACCTTCCTCTCAGAAACAGCCATCCCAACGATAAGTGAGGCCTTGTTTATCAGCCTGTACCACCTTTCCAGGCCTTCTTGCTTCCTGAAGCGCAGGCCGTACCAGGCATCCCATGACAATAAACAGCTATGGCAGAAAGCAGGCCTTCCTCTGAAGGATTGATTGAGAATCCACTTGGCAAGGATTATTCTCTACCCTTAAGGCCCCACCCAAATTTGTGCCCTTGGAGAGCCTTCTGCCTTTGCACAGGGGCCTGGGGACCACTCAGCAGTGAAGCAATCCTCTTCCATGGTGAACTATCACAACACTTATGTGATTGTCACCATGAGTCAATCCGCCCCTCTTGGGCTTGATGTTCCCCTGTATCTTTCTCAGGCTGGGTCCTTCCTCTATGGTGCCATTTCCTCCCACAAGGTCTCCCTGATGACCACAAGGCCGACATAGCAAACTGTTCCTCCAGACCAAGCAGCACTGGGGAAGTTGTTGGGAGAGCAGCAGCCAGAGAAGCACCAGCTCTGCACCAGCAGACCCTAAAGGGCACTGATCTAGGGAGATGTGAAGGGGAGATTCCCAACAGGAACCCAGCTTTTGAGGCTCCCCAGGAGCTATAGCAAGCCATTGTCATGTCCTGTGAATAAGGAATGCCACCACCAATGGGCATCTGGACTTGGGACCTCCCAGAAGTCCAGGGGGACTGATCATGAATGGGCCAAActtgaggcagaggaagacactaACACCCATCACCCACAACTGCCAGGACTCAGAGAAATTACTcagcagaagggaagcagagcCTCCAGTCAAGACGAAGGATCCGTACCAGCAAGTACCCTTTCTTTTTCAGGCCTGGGAAATGGCCTAAAATCCCTTGACAATAACACGGGTCCAGGACAGGTGGCAAAGTCTGTTCCTGTTCTCTGGGCTTCCCCTCCTGTGGCCCAGCACCCTGGACATTCCCACCCCCAGGCATGCTGCACTCAGGAGCAGAGCAACAGGTGCCCCCAACCAGGCTGGCCACTTTAGCAGACTGCTAGCCTCTGCTCCTGGCAGCACATCATGGCCTTCAAGTCTATGCCACAAAGGTTGAATTTCACAGCCCAGCAAAATCCCAGGATAGGGACGGGCCCTCCCCCAGTCTCAAAGTTCCCTGGGTGTGAACCCAGCTTTGCAGCCAGGGTCCCTTTATCCTTGGAAGGCATGCCTGGTTCTCATGAGACATGATGCAGGGGACCCAAAGCCTGTGGGGAAGCAGGTGGGGAAACCCAGGGCTAGCACCTGCCGAGTCCTGACTGAGGGCAAAAGGGCCAACTCCAGGCTGGGGTGGAGAAGCAATGATTCAGTGTGAGatgagaacacagacacacagcctgATTCCCATTCAACACATGCTAGAGCTGCCTGCTCAGCTCTGCTGGACACACATCAGTCCAACCCATGGGCCATTTATGAGGCTGACAGCACAGGAGGGGGCCACTCAAAACCACACAAGCTTGTCCCCTTGGCCTCAGCACATTCTGTCCTCTTGCTTGGTCATTAGAGTCCCCACCCTCTGTTCCTGTTCCTCTCCTGCTTGGCTCAGCTGTCACCTCCCCTGGGACTCTAGGTCCTCACCCTTATCCTTGGCTGAGCAGCGAGTTCGCACACTTGAGCAACTTGGAAGCCCTACCCCAAATACATGTGACAGACCAGGCAGATCCCTCTGTACAGTCAGCGATCCATATATGTAAAGTGCCAAGTACAATGTTCTCAAAAAAATACTTCTGTCCCCATATACTGTGTCAGGGTCCCCTGAGTCTAGCCCTTGCCCGTGAGGTCCAAGGGCTGCAAAAACGATGGCAGAGGCAGCTCATCTAAGGCCTCCGGGAAGCGGCCAGGTGAGATAGTGGTGACCAACACCTGCATGGCACGAACAAAGAGGGAGGGTGGCGCCAGCCCTGCCAGCCACTGGAACTTGTCCTCACCCAACAACCGCTGCCAGCGTAGCTGGTCTCCTAGCAGTTCACATCGAGCTGGACCTACGACGCCCCCCGGGGTGTACAGTGCTAGCAGGTCAAGCAGCAGCAGGCGACGCTGACACACCTCCCCAGACGAAGTGGTGTTGGCGGTGGCAGCATTGACCGTGGCAGAAGCAGCCTCAGCATCAGTGGGGACTGAGCTGGCGTCCTGGTTCAGCTGGCGCAGCAGCAGCTCCAATGGTGTAAAGCCACTGCCGTCTCGAAGGCCTGGAGAAGCTCCGTGGCCAAGCAGCAGAAAGAGGCACTCAGGGCGTGCGAGCTCACAGGCCACGTGCAGCGACGTGCCACCGCCCTCCACGCGGCTGCAGCCACGCCGGTCCAGGAGGCGCACTCGCTCTTCCACTGGGAAGTCCTGCACGGTTCGCAGGATGCGCCGCAGGATGCCCACGCGGTTGTAGCGCACCGCCAGCGCCACGTGCGGCCCGGGCGCGGTGCAGCAGCGGAAGCCTGCGCTAGGTGGGGCGAGTGCACACCGTGGGAAGGTAGCTAGCAGGTAGTGAGCATAGGCTTGGTGGTCGTGCACGAGCGCGTAGAGCAGAGCCTCTGATGGCGAATAGGCCGCAGCACGCCCCCGCTCGTCACAGTGGAAGGCTTCGCTGGCACGTATGTCCTCGAGTAGCCACACTGGCAGCTGATCTCGCACTGCCAGGTAGAAGGCAAAGGATGACTTCCGGCACTGCTTCTGCACCCGCAAGCGAGCTGCGCCGGGACCCTCGGGCCCTCCGTTGGCGCTGCGTCCAGGCCTGGTGTCCCACGGCATGCTGGCCTCTGGGAGTCTCAAAGCATGGGTCACACCACCCAGACCAACCTGTGAGACGAAGTAGGGTCAAGTGAATCGGCTCTGCCAGTCACTGCCCCCAGCTCTATTCTCTCCTGGGCCCAGAACCATTCTTGAATTTCTGCACCTGCACTTCCTCTCTTGCCTGTGCTAGAGAAGGCTGGATCTGCTGGAGCCTTCCGTGTGCCAACCCTCTGCAGCCCTGGAACCTTCAAAAAGAGCTCCTTTCACACCTGAGCCAGGTCCTTCCAACTGCAAATAAAGAGGAACCCATGGGACATCGCAGAAGACTCAGGCTCACAGCACAAGTTGAGCCCAAATCATCCTCACACCCCCAAATCCAGTCCCAACTCTACTTCTACCCTGACCCCAAGAGAGTACTCAAACTTCTTTCCAGGAGGGTCGGGGAGATTATTCACTTAGACCTACCTGGTTCCTGCAGGCAGCCCTGGGTTCTGTAGATGCAGGTATTCACTCTAACACACCAAACCTCATCAAGAAAGTGGTGGCCCAGGGCTGGCAGTGCGCCCGCCCGCAGCCAGAGTTGGGAAGTGCCTCTGGCTCTTTTATCCACAATTTTGCTGCCCACTAGGAATGAGCTcctgggaggagggaaaaggtGAAGTCAGTGGAGGATTGGAGCGTACACCGCCTGCAGTCCACTCCAGGTCCATCCACAGGAGGCCGATACTGCCATCTCACTTTTCAACGGGGGACAAGCTAGTCCAAGGTCAGTCACCAAGTCAGGCTGAGCCAGGACAAGAGCCTAGGTCTCCTGCGTTCTGTTTGAAGCCCGTTCCATACACTGCAGACCCCAGTTTAAAAACCCTACCTCCACCTTGGGTCCCAAGCCTCAAACCTGAGCCCTGGCCATTCACCCTTGGCCTCCCTGCCCAAGAGCCCTACTGCCTCCAGCAAGGGTAAGCTCTAGGTTAAAGGGACCTGGGACAGCCAGAGGGCCTCGTCCACAGTGTCATGACCATTATCTGGGTTACAGAGGTGAGCACTATAGAGTGGGCTGCAGCAGACGTCCCTCTGGGGGGATTGGCATGACTGCAGCTCCTCCCCGAACCTGGGCCCCCTGCGCCCCAGGTGCACTGTGTGGGCACGCGTGGGGTGCCGGGCGGGTTACGTAAAGTTCGGCCGCCCCACGTCACTGGGCAGAGTCACGGCCGCGGCTCTGTGACTGGAGCTTGGGCCGCCGGCCAGATCCTCCCTGACCCCTCCCGGGGCGCGCCCGAGTGTCTGCGGGCCGGTGGCCAGGATCAGGGGCTGCACCTGCGCACCGGGGCGCTCGGGGCAGGCGACTCACCAAGCCGCGCGACCCTGTCCCTGCGGCGAGCCGGAGCGCGCGCCGTCCATGCACGGGCGAGCAGACAGAGATCCCACGACGCCGGGAGCGGAGGCAGCGCCCGCCGCACGAGCCCGCCGCACTCTGAGCCGCCGCGACACCGTCTCCCGATGCCGGTGCCGGTGCCGCCGAGGGGCGGGCGGCGGGCGGCGCAGTGCGGCCGGGGCCGGGCAGGACCGCGGGACGGGCCGCCGCCGCCATTGGCTAACGCCGCCGGCCCCCGCCGCTATCCATTGGTCGTCGCGCTGCACCATTGTTGCGTCACGGGCCAGGGGGCGGGACTCTCAGAGGGACCCGCGGAAAACTTCGGAGAAACTTGAGGGCCccgggatggggggtgggggtgggggtgagagatGCTGGGCACGGGGCGGAGCTTGGAGGGCGGGACGTGATGGAGGCGGGGCGAGTCCCGACAGGCTCCTGGAGCTGGGTCTGTGCCGTCCTAGGTCTGCACACAAGAATAGGTTCCCTGGCTTGCGGCTACAGCAAGAGTCCTGCTCTGGGCCTCCCTTGCTCTGACCCTCACTGACCTTGGAGAAACATCCAGCTGTTACCCCATCTGCGTGTGGGAAGGCCTAGAATAGGACTGAGCCCTTAAACGATTGCACCTTGCTCTGCCCTGCCAACGCCCTGGCATGGCTAGCCTCCGCTCCAATCTCATAAGAGAGGCATGGATGCATGCGTGGATAAGAGCTGTTTATAGTGCCTATTGTGTCGTCTTCTGGGCTAAACGCCTTCTTTCACTTTGACTTCACCACTAACACaggagaaaaggggggaggggcagaattATGATGCCTGCTATGAGGTAGATAGTTATTTAAGTCCAGTATgagttggcacatgcctttaatctctgaactcaggaggtggaggcaggtggatctctgaactGATCTCTGaacctggtctagaaagtgagttccaagacagccaggactacagagaaaccctatctcaacacacacacacacacacacacacacacacacacagagtaggtTGTCCAAAGAAAGGTACACTTTGCGGCTGTTTTTCACTCAGGCGGAACTGGGAGCGCATTCTAGCCTTCCCTTAGCTGACCCTAGAGCCTGAGGGAGCCCCTGACTTCATCAGGGGTACGGGAGTGCCAAGTCCATTCCAAATGCACGGATGAAAGCTGCCACGCCTGGGCCTTGGGACTCTCACCCCACCTTACTGGAGGCAAGGATCCCCCTGATGAAATAGTTCCAAACTCCATTCACAGGCGTGGCCAGCTTCTTTTCCACAATGCCCTTAGAGGCTCAGTTAGGGCCAAGGGTTCCTGCAGCCTCCATCCAGGCCCTTCCTCCTACCTCTGTCCAGCAGATGGCTAGCACCTTCAaatcaccctcccctcccctacctcaGAGCAAATGTGTACACAGCCTTCAACCCTCTTGGCTCCTCTGTGCCAGCAGGGGCTAAGGGACTTTAGGCTGGAGTCTCTCTCACCTGGCTCCTTTAAGCAGACTTaagcaggcatacatacacacaatacacacacacacatatgcacacatggagacttcctgttattctttaccttcattaatcagggttctctagaatcacagaacttatgcaatgtctctctatattaagggaatttatcaTAATGActtagtctgtagtccaactaacctaATATTGGGCAGCcatgaatgggaagtccaagaatctacgAGTTGTTCAACCTCACTAGGCTAGTGGTTTCAGCTAGGTGAAGGGGAAACTTAAGCGGTCTTTGGAAAGTCAttgtgtcagatggtgttttgctggggcaaacacgtgaaggagtgttttcctgaaatggGCACAgatgaaagactaaggcagactggtgaaggaacgtttcactgaagcagacacaggagagaggatattCTGCTAAATCAGGAACATGAAAGGACCTgtgattaaaagaaagaaaggaaatacgATGAGGATTCTTAGCTAACGAAATGCATGGAATTCTGCCTTAGATTGCGTagtgcatttgtcaggactccatagagagaaacacacacacacacaaccttgtgatgtgctgcagtttcttgctgcttccacagactgGGGCTGATTTGCAGAGTGATATTTTGCCCATGGTGAACATGTGCTGTCTGGAGAGAGTATAAaaaggacagtgatggaggcCGAGCTTGGCTTGcctatagagctagctgtgcaacacttatGGGTCtcgagtctttgctgatcttcgcttccctgctagacagacagacagagcagagaaCTAACTTCTTCCAGAAttcctcctgctccctcctgctgacttgagcagaggctgaggcctggctgtgtcTGCTAGGTAATGCcgctgctactgattcatgtttgccaTCCCGATTCTTCCGAACTAAATTGCTGGTGTGTCCtcaagtgtttgcaagtggatcaaactgccactgctaacctgtgagctgaactgatttccagacaacacagatggaaaCAGCGGTTccttgctccaaagaacctttctaaacaggtccacttcccccatatcctttcttttccactacctctggtgggtggtgagctaACAGCCATccttaaaaataaggtttgaaaaaaaatgaaagctacAGCTGGTCTTCtatataagctggaatcctgaagaagtaggttccaacaggtgtgctggcaagtaagtgtgGGCAGGCGAGGAAGAGTGAGCCTTCCTCCTTCCAACGTCCtttgtaggcctccagcagaaggttgtgccaccacgcctagatctggaacttgctttgtgccaggctgaccttgaattcagagatctgcctgcctcagtctcctgggattaaaggcgtgtactaccttgcctgggtctaagcttttcatggccactatgcctcaagatctccatgtcaagagcCAGGTCAGAAGTCTGTGTCCTTCTGGCCTCAGGATCTGAATCATCACAAGTGTGCCCTTTGCTTCCAGATTGTAATTcactccagatgtagtcaaggtgacaaccaggaatagctgTCACAGGACCCTAGGCCAGCTAAGCAGTCCCAAGAGATAAACAAAGCTTTCAAGtccagagaggagacagacagccCAGGGCATGCAGGCATGTTTGTAACCTAGCCTATAAAACATGTTTATACCAGTCTGCCAACTGTGACCCCAGCACCCCTACACCATGCCAAGGCAGTGTTACCTTGTAAACTAAACCAGCTCCTAGGAGATCCATGGCAAGTCACGTTCAGGAGGAAGAGGGTTAAAGAACACTaggctagggctggagaggtggcttagtggttaagagcactgactgctcttctagatgtcctgagttcaattcccagcaaccacatggtaatggGATccgacactctcttctggtgtgtctgaagacagctatagtgtactcatatacataaaataaataaatcttaaaaaaaaaaacaaaaaccactaagTCAGCTAGCGCTACCTTTACCAGGCCTCGGCTTTCAACAAGTCTCTGGTTTCTTCAAGCTATTGTCTTCTGGATGTCTACTAATGGTAGAAAGTGTGCCAAAGTGAATGGCCTTCGGGagcccccagctcctcctcctcctcctccttctcttcctccttctgagaGCTTTTAAACTCAGAGAACCCGACCTAaggtagactaacaggctggtatctagcattagtttccaagttgccccccaacagaacccgagcctagctccagtctctggGCTAATTCCCAACAAGaccagagtttccaggttacaagcctgccctctgcctaacgaccaccaatgcagaggggagcagaagttaagtttatgacatgactcccagcaccagccaattgtgttaaaggccacagtaacTTTCcagttagatgcttgcacacgtaTTGCCGGCTTGCTGCTAACTCTAAGGCCTTGCCCTGATAGACATTCAGAACTCCACtaccaccaaaaccatcctgtgtGACGGTGGTGCATTGGGGGGCCCGAGCTAGCTCGagtaaagaccctgctgtgagctGCATCAGATCTCCTGTGTGTGGTTTTTGGGGATCACTAACACTTCCCTGGCACCACACTCCCTAGGGAGGAGATGTGGAGAGAGGGCTTCCAGCAGCTCGTTGTGTGGCTCCTTGCCCAATTCTACTTCTGCACAGCTTAGGTGAGACGTAGCTCTTTTTACAGCCATTGTGTCATGAAGGCAAAAGGGCAAAGGTTCCAAGGCCAGGAGGGCACTTGGAGTCTCTGAAGCGAAGTCTCTGACGTCCTCTCCTGGCTGGGGTTCCCAGAGGCCTCAAGCAACCTGATCCCATTTCTCGCCTGCTCAGAAGCAGTGTCTGCGCAGGCCCTTAGCCAAAAAGTCCAGACGAGTTGCTGAAAATGTTCGGGGGAACCTGTGCTATGGAGCAGTGGGAGAGGCTCAGAGGTCAGTGGGCCACAGCAAGTCCCTGGGCCATACCTGCTGAGGCAGGAGCTTGGATGTGTGCTGCAGTCATGAAATGCAGATGGAGGGGAGGAAGTTATTTTGCTTGTGAGATagtcaggcatacacacacacacacacacacacacgcacacgcacgcacgcgcacacacacacacacacacacacacaaataatactaCCGGCTCCCTGAGAGAAACAGCAGGTAAGCTATTGT
This genomic window from Mus caroli chromosome 12, CAROLI_EIJ_v1.1, whole genome shotgun sequence contains:
- the Ankrd9 gene encoding ankyrin repeat domain-containing protein 9, translating into MPWDTRPGRSANGGPEGPGAARLRVQKQCRKSSFAFYLAVRDQLPVWLLEDIRASEAFHCDERGRAAAYSPSEALLYALVHDHQAYAHYLLATFPRCALAPPSAGFRCCTAPGPHVALAVRYNRVGILRRILRTVQDFPVEERVRLLDRRGCSRVEGGGTSLHVACELARPECLFLLLGHGASPGLRDGSGFTPLELLLRQLNQDASSVPTDAEAASATVNAATANTTSSGEVCQRRLLLLDLLALYTPGGVVGPARCELLGDQLRWQRLLGEDKFQWLAGLAPPSLFVRAMQVLVTTISPGRFPEALDELPLPSFLQPLDLTGKG